A window of Cryptomeria japonica chromosome 3, Sugi_1.0, whole genome shotgun sequence contains these coding sequences:
- the LOC131066668 gene encoding glucan endo-1,3-beta-glucosidase 8 translates to MERGWSFLLISIMVVAMMACEVEGVGVNWGTMASHPLPPDIVVQMLKDNGIDKVKLFDADENTLKALAKTDIEVMVAIPNNMLQHLSESYKAAKKWVKNNVTRYSFDGGVNIKYVAVGNEPFLTAYNGSYLNNTLPALQNIQKALNDAGLADKVKVTVPLNADVYNSPTDNPVPSAGVFREDIHDLMVQLVEFLNANGAPFTVNIYPFLSLYADESFPVNFAFFDGDSTPIADGEIQYTNVFDANFDTLIASLNKAGFPNMTIIVGEVGWPTNGDKRATIDYAQRFYQGLMKKLMNGQGTPLHPGSFAVYLFSLLDEDVKSIAPGSFERHWGIFQYDGQPKYQLQFSGQNGGLVAAKNVQYLPQKWCVFNPDAANTSTLLDSITYACERADCTALGYGSSCNSLDAQGNASYAYNMYFQVNNQYTINCDFEGLAKITDENASTGSCNFPLQIITGGAERSIMAHMNWAMVIVGIVVILLSSF, encoded by the exons ATGGAACGAGGTTGGAGTTTTCTATTGATTTCTATTATGGTGGTTGCAATGATGGCCTGTGAAGTGGAAGGAGTTGGTGTGAACTGGGGAACCATGGCTTCGCACCCATTGCCTCCCGACATTGTTGTGCAGATGCTCAAAGACAATGGGATTGACAAAGTAAAATTATTTGATGCGGACGAAAACACTCTCAAGGCTCTTGCAAAGACTGATATCGAGGTCATGGTGGCCATTCCGAACAATATGTTGCAGCATCTTTCCGAAAGCTACAAGGCTGCCAAGAAATGGGTGAAGAACAATGTAACTCGATATAGCTTCGATGGCGGTGTTAATATCAA ATATGTTGCGGTTGGAAATGAGCCTTTCCTAACGGCATACAATGGCTCTTATTTGAATAACACTCTTCCTGCTTTACAGAACATTCAAAAAGCTCTTAACGATGCAGGCTTAGCAGATAAAGTTAAAGTTACTGTGCCCCTCAATGCAGATGTTTACAATTCCCCAACTGACAATCCTGTACCATCTGCTGGGGTTTTCAGAGAAGATATTCATGATCTGATGGTACAGCTTGTGGAATTTCTGAATGCTAATGGAGCACCCTTTACAGTCAATATCTATCCCTTTTTAAGCTTATATGCTGATGAGAGCTTCCCTGTGAATTTTGCTTTTTTTGATGGTGACAGTACACCAATTGCTGATGGAGAGATCCAATACACCAATgtatttgatgcaaattttgatacaTTAATTGCTTCTTTGAATAAGGCTGGATTCCCCAATATGACTATCATTGTGGGAGAAGTGGGTTGGCCCACAAATGGTGATAAGCGTGCCACTATTGATTATGCACAGAGGTTCTATCAGGGGCTTATGAAGAAATTAATGAATGGCCAGGGAACGCCTCTTCACCCTGGAAGCTTTGCAGTTTATCTGTTCAGCCTTCTTGATGAGGATGTTAAAAGTATTGCACCAGGTAGCTTTGAAAGGCATTGGGGGATTTTTCAATATGATGGACAGCCAAAATACCAACTACAATTTTCAGGTCAGAATGGAGGGTTGGTTGCTGCTAAAAATGTCCAGTATCTGCCTCAAAAGTGGTGTGTATTCAATCCAGATGCTGCAAATACCTCCACATTGCTTGACAGCATCACCTATGCCTGTGAGCGTGCTGACTGTACTGCTTTGGGTTATGGATCATCATGTAACAGCTTGGATGCTCAGGGCAATGCGTCTTATGCATATAACATGTATTTTCAGGTGAATAATCAGTACACCATTAACTGTGATTTTGAGGGACTAGCAAAAATAACGGACGAAAATGCATCAACAGGTTCATGCAATTTCCCATTACAAATTATAACTGGTGGAGCAGAGAGATCTATCATGGCTCATATGAATTGGGCTATGGTCATTGTTGGTATCGTTGTAATCCTTTTGTCCTCTTTCTAG